CACTTTTTTGCTTCACCTGACTTCCCGTGCCGCGAGGCGACACACTCACCAACAAAAAGCGGCATACCGTCCTCTCCACGAGCAATGTCGCCATGTTCGTCGCACCAAGCCACGACTTCATTATAGAAATCAGTGACGTTAGCAGGGCTCGATATGAGGTGGCCCTCACCCCAATAACGAAGAAAGCGAGAGCGCTTTCCTTGACGTTGAAGTGCCATAAAGAATTGCTCCCCCTGTTGCAGGGCCACATAATCAACATCGCCCTGCTGAATCAGTAATGGTGTGTTAACTCGATCAACGAAGTTGATCGGATTATTGCGCCGGTACCGCTCGGAATCCTTCCACGGCGGATTACCCATTCGGCCAGCTCCGGTTTCGATGAGCGCCTGCATCGAATGAGTGGCTAGAGCGGCGTCGTCCGCATAGCGATAGCGAGCATCCAATGTTCCATAAATGCTAACAAGATCAGAAACGCCAGCAAGCGCAATAGCAGCCTTAAAACGGTCCGTCTGTTCTATGAGGCCGTAAACACCGTAACCACCGTAACTATGGCCGATCAATATAAGCCTATTGGGATCGGCAATCCCATCCGCGATGACCGCATCAACTGCCGGCAAGACACCCTCGGGTAGGCGCATCCACGGATCATCCGGCAACCCTTCTGGACTTAAAGGAACTGATACAATCATTTTCACAAATCCACGTGCAGGTATTATGTAATCGTTTAGCGTATTTGTGCTGTTGATTGATGTTGGCATGTATTTCTCCCCGATTATTTTTCCTCCATAAACTTCGACAATTGTTGGATACCTCCGCCCTGACACGTATCCATATGGAAGTATTACCGCCGCATTCAGCTCTTCCCCTTTTAGGCTTTTATAGCTTATGATGCGCGTCTTCGGTTCTTCTATCTTCGCAAGAAAGCCGTTTCGTTGAAGAACTAGCTTTGGTGTCTCTTCGGGCCAAACACGCCAAAGGAACGTCCCGCGGCGTGAGACTTCGGTGAAGAGCATCTGCCCATCGTCCGGTCGATAAGCGCGCAACATAGATTCACGCGTCGGTTTCACCAACTTACGGGCCCTTCCCGAATCAATATCAAACTTCAGCAGCGCATCACCATCCTCCGTTTCAAGGATAAGTTCGGATACTTGAGTGCCTGCGCGCGTCGATAAATAGTCTCCGCGACGGCCACGCTTTGGCCACGCTATTGAATGGACGAAACGTGTATCAGGAATTTCGACTGTAGTGCCCGTAAAGTTCCCCGGACATATTTCATAAAGCCTACCAGCGGCCACCCCAAAGAAGCGATCACTGCCCCTCGCCCTCCATAGCTGGGTTGGCACGTTGGGGAGATCCTTGGAGATATTTGCCACGGGACCGCTCTCGTCAAGGAGCCACCAATCGCGCCGATCGTCGGGGGCAACCCGAGAGCGCCCCGGCGCCGACGCGCCGCGCAAGATGAGCTGAGAACTACCACACCACTCCAGTTCTACTGATCCGTACGGAATGCTGCTCGCATCGATATCACCGAGGCGCACCTGAGTGGAGCGGCGTGTCATCAGATCGATGCGAAACAATGCCGGTCGCTCATCTCCTGAGACCAAATAGCCGAGCAAAGCGAGATAGCGTCCATCAGGTGACCACCGAAGAGATGTTACGACGACGTCTTCAGGCATGGCTCCATCGATTGCCAACCGACCTTCAGCTAGGTCGTAAATCTCCAAGGTTGAGATCTCACCAGTGCGAAGTGAAAGCGGAGAGTCGCTACTCCGAACTGCCCCGGCTTGGCGACAATAGGCAATCAGCCGGCAATCGGGAGACAACTCCCACGCGGTCGTCAGCCCGGTCGCAACTGTTCGGACCGTATTCGAAGCCAAATCAACAATTGCGAGTCGCCCTTGGGGGCGCTTCGAGAAGTCGACGGGGGCCCCTGAATCTAGTACACTAACCGTAACCGATTTCCCAGATGCGGAAGCCGCCCAGAGCGGCGGCGCCCTCATCTGAGTTTCCTGCTCGATGGCTCCGTCCAGGCGCACACCTTCGCCAACCTCGGCACAGACTATTCTGCTTTCATCGATCCACGCAAACGGGCGTTCGTAGAGGTTAGTGTCTGGCATGCCCAAACCGTCCACCACTTTCGGAGCGCCTGTGATTCCATTCCGGAAGGAGAATGACGTGCGACCGAGTGAATCGATCTTTACTAACGCGAGTGCTCCGCCCATAGGAGACCACATAGGGGCAAGCCAACCAGAATGTGTTTCAAGCCCATTGGTGGTGTTGTGCGGCTCGGAATCGCCGCGGCGATGCAACCACACATCAGCGTCGGCATTGCCCCAGAAGAATCCGAGGCGATGATTCGTCCAGTCCTTCTTCGGTCGGACGAGAGTAATCGCGATAGCTTCGCCATCCGGAGAGAACGCAAATGGGCCACCGTAGACGCGCCCAAATTGCTCGATCTCGAATATATCGGATACTCGGAATGGACGCCCTTCAGAAGCTAAAAGCACGTGCGCCACGACAAACGCGGCTATGAAAAGAGGCCGGTATAGCATATGCCTTGTGAGGGCGTTATATTTTCTTATGCGGATAGAACTGACCGAATCACATTTTCGTTCACCAGCATCCTTAAAACTTCTTTATTACAGCGACGCTTACGAGTCGTCCGAGCGCGGAGTAATTGGTCGAGTCATAATTCGCCCAGTCTGACAATCCAAGGGGATGCGCTCCGAACAACGGTGGATGCCTGTTCAATAAATTTGTCGCCGCAACGTTGACCTCAAGATCCCCAAATAATTCAGAATGCGTCGCGAAATTGCAAATCGCATCAATGGTTAGCATTGAATCCGTACGTTTGGTTGGCGCAACTGTCGTGTCGGTCACGCCGGAAATCAGATTGGCATTCGTCGATAAGGTAAGACCTCCTTGCGACCAAGTCGCACCAATTCTACCCTTAAAATTCGCTGGGAAAAACGCCGTGCCTGCCGCCTCTTGCTCGGCCGCCATCGCAGTAAGCTTTCGCGTGGACTCTATAATCCAACTGCCGGTAGCGCTCAGAACGAGCTTTCCATTAAACGCATTCATTCGGTAACGTAGGCTAGCGTCGATTCCATTCATATATTGTTTTGCGACGTTCGCTTGACGATTGTCTACTAATGCGTAAACTAGTCCGCTGTTATAGGCCGTCAGCAGAGCGTCCACGGGAGGGGAGGAGAAGCTTGCGCTTGTGGCATAACCGGGAAGCGCTGCCGCGCGCCCAACCGCGCTGAACGCCGATGCAATTTCGGAGTTGCTCGGGTTCAATTTCACAAAAGACGAAAATGCGGGGTTTGTCAGGGCCTGAGTTATTGGCGCGATCGGAAACCTCACTCGATCGGTGTAATCGATAGTAAACGAATTAACCTCGATATCTAGACCGGGAATATTTTCTGGGCGCGCTACAAAGCCAACTGTGAGCACTTCAGCACGGGCAGGATGAAGATCTCGATTGCCGCCTCGCAGTTCTAGGACCGCAGTACCGGCGGACCCAGGAGGATTTCCACGAGCGATTGGCCTAGCCAGAGAAATAGTGGGAACTTGAAATTGCTCGTTTAGCGTCGGGACCTTGAAGCTTCGTCCCCAGCTCGCTTTTATATCGATGCCAGCCAAGATGCTCCAAAGAGCGCCAATTTTCGGCGTTGTTGTGCCACCGAAGCTTCGGTATTCTTCGTGACGAATAGCTCCATTGAATATTAATTTTCGAACGAGGGCAATTTTCTGTTTTTCACCAACTACAGGAAGATTGATCTCCGCGTAATTATAGTAACTTCTATCTTCGCCACTTACGTTCGCCGTGCTGGTGGTTAAATCAAAACTTTGGAACGTTCCTTCTCTCCATCCACCACCAACCGAAAGCCGCGCGTCGCCACCGGGAAGATGAAATACTGGTCCTTCAGATTGAACACTCGCCGAAGACGCCCTATTTTCGTAACGCGTAGGTTGATCCAATAACTTGGTAGCGTCATCGGCAAGAACATCCAGGTCCCAGTCGATCTTATTACTACCCCAAGATCCTTGGAGGCATAGACTCCAATCCATCGGCAGACTTAGACGCAGAGACGGTGAAATTCCGAAAATCTCGCTTTCCGATCGGACGAAATTGATCATATGATTAGTGCGATCGTCCACAGTTTGGCTGTGCTTCCGCGAAGTATAGAACCCATCTAAAGTGAATTCAATATCCGCACCGATCCTTTGATGGCCACTGAATAGAATTCCGCGCTGTTTTGAGGAAGGATAGAGGGTGGTGTCGCCCAAGGTCGTCGGAAGATATTTCCGTTGATTCGATTTAACTTGTCCGACATTGTAAATTTCGCCGGCTATAATGAGTCCGCCTGATTTCCAAGTTGTGCCTGTCGTCGCGTTGAACTGTTGGTTATTAAAGCCACCATCGGTCGCAGACCCGATTCGTGCTGATATTTCAGCTCCATTGTAGTCGCGCTTAAGAATGACATTTGCGACGCCGCCAATCGCATCAGATCCGTATATTGCAGAAGCTCCGTCCAATACGATTTCGATCCTATTAATAGCCGAGGTTGGAATCACAGTGATATCTGTTGCTTGCGTAAACCCATCATAGGGGAGCCGCGCGCCATTTAAGAGCACTAGTGTCGCATCAGGCCCGAGACCACGTAGATTTAACGACGAGCCGCCCGAGAAATTTTGGTTTGCCTGCGAACCAGTTACTGACGAAGGCGCCCCGCTTTGCACACCTGGATTTTGTCCTCCCGAGAAATTTTGCGGCAAAGCGCGAATCACTTCACCCAGATCATTGTGCCCGGACATGCGCATCTCGGTATCGCGAATTGTCACTAATGGAGAAGTCGGCTGCCCGCCACGGATCTGAGTGCCAGTGACTGTGAAGGTATCGAGCTTCAACAATCCACTTTCATCTCTCTTGAGGATTTTTTCGGGGCGGACGATCTTCTCGACCACCCTTACGGCGTTTTTTGATTCAGCTGCTGTTTCCTTGCGAACGGAGAACGCGCCGGTGTTGCGGTCTTGGACCACGACGAGTCCGGTGTCGGCAAGCATGGCGTCGAGGGCATCACGAGCTGGCATCTCGCCGGTTACCGCGTTTGTGCGGACGCCTTGGACAAGTTTGGAGGGAAAGATCACCTCCAACCCAGACTGCTGAGAGAAATTGCGGAGCGACTTCTCCGCGGAGTCGGCGGGCAGATTGAAAGGCTGCTTTGGGGCGTCCGCAGCGAAGGCCAACGCCGAAAGGCAAAGGCTCGTGCAGAAAGCGAGGACGCGAAGGAACGAGGAGGTGAGCCTCGGTGGGGTAAGCGGGGCCGCGAGGGTGGTCATATTCCCTGACACGGCGGTGGTTCAAAAACCTGCCACGAGAATTTGCCAATTTCGTGACATTTTCTTTGGTGCGAGTCAGCGCGCCCGGCGTAGTACGATGCGGTCCGGTTCGCGCTCCACCCGAACGCTGCCGGCATCCTCAAGGACGTCAACAAGGGTTTCGGTGTTGTCGGCACGAAAAATGCCGGAGACGGGCATCTGCGCGAGCTCCGGATCCACCACGATGAGCTTCCGCTTTGCATAGCGGTTCATCTGTTGCACGGCTTCCGAAAGCGGCATCTCGGAAAATTCTATTCTGGGCGCTTTCCAAGCGAGACGCGTGGAAAGCTCCTGATCTGAAATGGCACTGGGAGCAAAGGGCTCGGGCTTGGCCAGCTCGATTGACAATTGGTTACCGGCGGCAACGACAACCGGTTCGGGTGCAGCTACGGTGGCAACCGTCTCGGGCAGCTTCCGCTCCACCGCCACCCTACCCTCGGTGACAACCAGATCGACTTGCGAACCACCGAGCTGTACCGCAAATGCAGTTCCGACCGCACGGAAATCAACGCCACCGGCGGTGACGATGAAGGGCCGAGCCGGATTCTTGGCGACTTGGAAGTGGACTTCGCCAGAAGTGAGTGCGACGCGCCGGAGATCAGCCGAATAGCTTACGTCGATGTGAGCACCGGCCTTGAGGTAGACGATGGTGCCATCCTCAAGGGTGCGGGTTTCCGGCAGCAGCACGACCGAGCGAGGCTCAGGGATGTGAGAGGACTGCTGCTGCCACCAGAAGCCGACGAAGCAAAGACAGAGAGCCAATACTAGCGACGTGCCGAGACGTCGGCGACGGCGCTGCTGAGCACGCGCTGCCAGACGCGAAAGCACTTCGTCGGCTTGACCCGCGCTGAGGGGACGATCGAGGGTCGACCACGCTTTCTCTTTCCGAGCAAGCGCCTCGGCGTGGGCCGGCTCCAGTTGCCAATTGGCGAACTCGGCCTGTTCGGAAGCGGTTAGACCCGCGTCGCGCTTGAGGATCCAGCCAGCGGCGGCGGAATCGATCTGGGAGGAGCGCTTCATTTGAGGCCGGTGACGCCGCGGGCGCGGAGGAAGTTCTCGCAGCGGTCGAGACCTTTGGCGCCCTGGGTTTCGACGGTGCGCTCTTCGATCCCCATGCGGGCGGCGATGTCCTTTTGAGATAGACCGCGGAGCTTGCGGAGGATCACGATCTCGCGGCAGCGGGGCGGCAACGTCTCGATCGCTTCCACGAGGAGATCGATTTCCTCGGAGGTGCAGGCAGCGTCGGCGGCGGAAGGCTTCGCGTCCAAGACTTCGAGCGTGGAAATATCCGCAACCGCGTCCACCGGAGACGCTCGGTGGTGGCGAAGGGTGTCGATCGCGAGGTGACGGGCTACTTTGTAGAGGAAGCTCTTGGCAGACTGGATCGGATTGGAAACCTGACGACGCCAGACGCGGAGGTAGGATTCCTGCACGACGTCGTCGACGTCGCGAACGGAAGGGAATTGGCCGCGGAGGTAGGCTTTGAGCGACGCGTCGTGCGCGTGGACTTCGTCACGAAACCACTGGGCCTGCGACGCAGGAGGGGCGGACGCAGCGAGATTCGTCGAAGGGGGCTGAGTCGGCGAGCTCATGCGGGGACAAGCCACAGGTGGACCCGACCAAAGGAGCTGTCCAATGTTTTCCGGGGGACGGAAATGATATTTTTGAAAATTCTTGGGTGGGATTTTCCGGTCAGGATCGTGTGTCGAGGACAACGGCCCCACCGCCAGGATCAAGGCGGAGCGGCGCTTTCGGGCTATGCGCTTGTCGGCGGTTTCCAGGCAGCGCGTGGTGCCGTGGGGCACGAGCCGAAGCTTGAGACGCAGCCGCCACAGTCCGCGAGGACCGCGGATGAGCGCAGGGAGAGAGGAACGGGCCATGATGAAGGAGACCGCTGCCGGACACCGCCGTCAGCGGCCGATGCACACACTAGCCCGGCCAAGAACCGGGAACGATCTACCTCTACTGACAAACGAGAGCGCTGGATCCCATGAGGTATGACAGGGCAACACGCGGCCGGGCCGATTTGCCCCGGCGGCCCGGCCGCGGTTGCACTTGCCCGGTGTCCTATGAACCGAACCCACCGGGAAATCAGTTGAGAGACGGATCTCGGGCGACCGCCGCGCGTTTGCGTCGTGCGGAAGAGCGGCCGGAGCGAGGTGGCCAGCCAATGGAGTCGAGGTATTCGTCGACGAGGCCGGGGGAGTCGCGATGAGTGAGTTGGTGACGGACGAGTTGCTCGTAGTTGGGAGCGGAGGGACCGAGGACACGTTGGAGATGACGGACCGCCGACTGGAACGCGCGGTGATCCGGCGGATCGAGACGAAAAGAAAGTGGCGGTCGCGGCATGGGGATCAGGCGAAGGTCGAGGGCGCGCGGCCGAAAAAGAGGAGGAACTTTTTGCACATGGCGGACTGGTCCTTGAAACCGACGGATTGGGCGACTTGGACCAAGGGCATGCCGGTGGGAATGAGGGGACGAGCGCGGAAGCAGCGGCGGAGCGCGATGTACTCACGCAAGGAGAGACCGGTCCGCTGGGTGAACATGCGGGAGAAGTGGTGCTCGCTGATGCCGGCGATGGCAGCGAGTTGCTCGCGCGTGAAGTCTTCGTCGAGCTTGTCCTCGATCTGGTCGGTAATGCGCCGAAAGCGCTCGGCGACGAGACCGGACGTGCCCAAGCGAGCACGAGGACGCTGGAGGGCCGCCATGAGCTGGCCGGCGATGATCTTGCACTGTTTCTCGACGAAGTCTGCGGGCGCGAGTTCCGGCTGCTTGAAATGCGGGCGGAGTGAATTGATCGCTTCCGCTGCGTCCCAGTCGATGCGCGTGAGATCCACCAAGCGGAAGAGATGAGTTGCGGAGAGAGCGCCGGGAGGAAGTACAAGGCGCAGCACCGGTACCGGCTGATGCCAGGTTATGGCGTGCGGATGGCCGGCAGGCATCAGCCATATCTTCTCGGCGCGGACGGGATGACGACGCGGCTTCTGGTCTCCTTGCCAGGAGAAGAGAGCGGTGGCGGGGGCCAGCGTGATGAGCGCCACGGGATGGGCCAGGCGCTGCTCGGGAACCGAGCACGCGGGTTGAAGGATGAAGACGAAACGCCGGCCCGAAGTTAGCTCGGGGACGCCATCGACTTCCTGGGGGAGGAGCGGGTTCTGCATTTGCTTGGTCGCCGACGCGTGGCCCCGCATCGGCTGGGAAAGAATAAATGATATTGCGCGCGCTGACTTGTGCCGGCGTGCGCAATCGCTGCAAAAAATCACTTCCCGAGAGTCCTGCTCGGCATATTGCAACTATCGTTTATAGTGGGGAGTTACGGAATTCACTAGGATGCGCGGGTGTCCGCCAGCAAAGCATCGATCAACTTGGGGAAAACCGTGCGCGAACTGAGGGTGCGCGCGAAGAAGAGCCAGATGGCTTTGGCGGAGGACACCGATCTGTCGCTGACGTACATCAGCGAGATTGAACGCGGGAAACGCAGCGTGTCGCTGGACGTCCTAGTGAAGGTGGCGCGGGCGTTCGACATGTCGCCCGGTGATCTGCTGAACAAAGCCGAGATTTGGTGACCGTTCAGGATTTCCAGAAATCGGAGGAAGGCTCATGCGGCAACGGAGCATCCGAGTTCCACTCCTCGGCGCGGACATCGATGGTTTCGGACAGCTCGGCCAGCTGATCGCGCAGCGCGCCGATCTGTGCCCGACCGCCTGGAACAAGGATCCAATAGACCGCGTATGGTTCGTCCGCCGGACGCAAGAGCAGTGCACGGGGAAAGAGACGGTGCTGCCGTAGCACGATCGCCACTTGAAGCAAGGTGGTGCCGGCATCGGCACGGACTGTCAGGGTGACAGCGAACATCGTCGGGCGAAGGCGTGGGCTGCCGCCGACATCTTGCCAGAACGGCGGCAGCCAGGTGCATCGACTGCCTGAGGCAGTTCAGCGCACAGTTGGGCCTGCGGCCTGCGAAACGCAGGACGACAGAAAGGAAGAGACGCCGCGGACCTTTCCGGCTGCGATGCCGAAACCGGTGGACAGGCAGATGAAGCGGCAAAACACAGCGAGTAAGTCACGGGGCGTCGTGCCTAACACGGTTCAGGAGGTGAAATCCCACCGCGGAAAATATCTCGGGAAAGGGTATTTTCGGTGCAAGTGACTCGCAGAGGGTCAGCTGGGAAAAAGAACGGGGGAACGGACCGGAGGCGGGGCTTTCGATCGTCTAAGCTATTGAAATGAAATGCATGTCGCATCCGAACTAACCGAAGGGCACCATGCCTTCACTGCCGGGGGCCAACGGCAGCGGAGTAGCGGTTCCGCTGTCATGAATCCGATCTCTTCCTCCATTCCTCAGTTCATCGCGGACCGCGAAGGTCTCGCGGGTGCGGCACGGACGTGGTTCTTGGAAATCATGCGACGAGAATTTCGTTACATGGAACCGGTCGCCGAAGCGCGCAGGCGGCGGGTGACAGTTCCCGCGATGCTGGCGAGCGCTGCCAGCTTGGCGGGCGTGGCGCTCGCGGGAGGCGGATTTTCGGGAGAAGATGGCACGGCGTGGCTCGGATGCGCGTGGCTCGCGACGGCCGTGCACTGGCTGGCGATGCGGAAAACGACGGTGACGGTGGATCGCGACGCGGAGTGGCGGGCTTATTGCGTCTTGGTGCGACCTCTGATCCTCACGCGCTACCCTGCCCTGCTTGATCGAAATCGACGGGATACGGAGTACAGCTGGGCGGTAAAACCCTTCTCGATGGCGCAATCGTTCCGGGTGAGCGCCAAGCATGCACGGAGAGAGCTGGCCACGGCGGCGTTGGTCGGTCTGTGGATCGGCGCGAGCGCGTACGGGGTGATCCACTCTTGGTGTCGGCTGGAATGGACCGCGCTTTCGTTGCTTCCGGCAGTGTCCGCCATCGCCGCGCCGCTGCTGTGGGCGCTCTGGCGTTGGTGCGCGCTGCGAACGATGCTGCAGGATGTAGAGGATTGAGCCCTCGGCCCGCGCCACGGTCCACCCTATTCCCAAACCAGAGAAATTGGCCGCCGGCTGCTCTAAGCGCAGGAACAAGGAACTCCCAGAGTAAGCGAACGACGTCCGACCAGCTTGCTTGCACACAATCGAACCACGCGCGGAGAGCGTCGCGAATATCATGGTGCACCGGGATGCGACCTATCGGCTCACCAAGTTGCCTAGTGGGAGCGGCGATCTAGTAGCGAACGAGGAAGTCTGAGCGGCCACCAGGTAGCTGGGATGAACTCGGAAT
The Candidatus Didemnitutus sp. genome window above contains:
- a CDS encoding S9 family peptidase — its product is MAHVLLASEGRPFRVSDIFEIEQFGRVYGGPFAFSPDGEAIAITLVRPKKDWTNHRLGFFWGNADADVWLHRRGDSEPHNTTNGLETHSGWLAPMWSPMGGALALVKIDSLGRTSFSFRNGITGAPKVVDGLGMPDTNLYERPFAWIDESRIVCAEVGEGVRLDGAIEQETQMRAPPLWAASASGKSVTVSVLDSGAPVDFSKRPQGRLAIVDLASNTVRTVATGLTTAWELSPDCRLIAYCRQAGAVRSSDSPLSLRTGEISTLEIYDLAEGRLAIDGAMPEDVVVTSLRWSPDGRYLALLGYLVSGDERPALFRIDLMTRRSTQVRLGDIDASSIPYGSVELEWCGSSQLILRGASAPGRSRVAPDDRRDWWLLDESGPVANISKDLPNVPTQLWRARGSDRFFGVAAGRLYEICPGNFTGTTVEIPDTRFVHSIAWPKRGRRGDYLSTRAGTQVSELILETEDGDALLKFDIDSGRARKLVKPTRESMLRAYRPDDGQMLFTEVSRRGTFLWRVWPEETPKLVLQRNGFLAKIEEPKTRIISYKSLKGEELNAAVILPYGYVSGRRYPTIVEVYGGKIIGEKYMPTSINSTNTLNDYIIPARGFVKMIVSVPLSPEGLPDDPWMRLPEGVLPAVDAVIADGIADPNRLILIGHSYGGYGVYGLIEQTDRFKAAIALAGVSDLVSIYGTLDARYRYADDAALATHSMQALIETGAGRMGNPPWKDSERYRRNNPINFVDRVNTPLLIQQGDVDYVALQQGEQFFMALQRQGKRSRFLRYWGEGHLISSPANVTDFYNEVVAWCDEHGDIARGEDGMPLFVGECVASRHGKSGEAKK
- a CDS encoding TonB-dependent receptor — encoded protein: MLADTGLVVVQDRNTGAFSVRKETAAESKNAVRVVEKIVRPEKILKRDESGLLKLDTFTVTGTQIRGGQPTSPLVTIRDTEMRMSGHNDLGEVIRALPQNFSGGQNPGVQSGAPSSVTGSQANQNFSGGSSLNLRGLGPDATLVLLNGARLPYDGFTQATDITVIPTSAINRIEIVLDGASAIYGSDAIGGVANVILKRDYNGAEISARIGSATDGGFNNQQFNATTGTTWKSGGLIIAGEIYNVGQVKSNQRKYLPTTLGDTTLYPSSKQRGILFSGHQRIGADIEFTLDGFYTSRKHSQTVDDRTNHMINFVRSESEIFGISPSLRLSLPMDWSLCLQGSWGSNKIDWDLDVLADDATKLLDQPTRYENRASSASVQSEGPVFHLPGGDARLSVGGGWREGTFQSFDLTTSTANVSGEDRSYYNYAEINLPVVGEKQKIALVRKLIFNGAIRHEEYRSFGGTTTPKIGALWSILAGIDIKASWGRSFKVPTLNEQFQVPTISLARPIARGNPPGSAGTAVLELRGGNRDLHPARAEVLTVGFVARPENIPGLDIEVNSFTIDYTDRVRFPIAPITQALTNPAFSSFVKLNPSNSEIASAFSAVGRAAALPGYATSASFSSPPVDALLTAYNSGLVYALVDNRQANVAKQYMNGIDASLRYRMNAFNGKLVLSATGSWIIESTRKLTAMAAEQEAAGTAFFPANFKGRIGATWSQGGLTLSTNANLISGVTDTTVAPTKRTDSMLTIDAICNFATHSELFGDLEVNVAATNLLNRHPPLFGAHPLGLSDWANYDSTNYSALGRLVSVAVIKKF
- a CDS encoding FecR domain-containing protein, which gives rise to MKRSSQIDSAAAGWILKRDAGLTASEQAEFANWQLEPAHAEALARKEKAWSTLDRPLSAGQADEVLSRLAARAQQRRRRRLGTSLVLALCLCFVGFWWQQQSSHIPEPRSVVLLPETRTLEDGTIVYLKAGAHIDVSYSADLRRVALTSGEVHFQVAKNPARPFIVTAGGVDFRAVGTAFAVQLGGSQVDLVVTEGRVAVERKLPETVATVAAPEPVVVAAGNQLSIELAKPEPFAPSAISDQELSTRLAWKAPRIEFSEMPLSEAVQQMNRYAKRKLIVVDPELAQMPVSGIFRADNTETLVDVLEDAGSVRVEREPDRIVLRRAR
- a CDS encoding RNA polymerase sigma factor; the encoded protein is MSSPTQPPSTNLAASAPPASQAQWFRDEVHAHDASLKAYLRGQFPSVRDVDDVVQESYLRVWRRQVSNPIQSAKSFLYKVARHLAIDTLRHHRASPVDAVADISTLEVLDAKPSAADAACTSEEIDLLVEAIETLPPRCREIVILRKLRGLSQKDIAARMGIEERTVETQGAKGLDRCENFLRARGVTGLK
- a CDS encoding helix-turn-helix transcriptional regulator, with protein sequence MQYAEQDSREVIFCSDCARRHKSARAISFILSQPMRGHASATKQMQNPLLPQEVDGVPELTSGRRFVFILQPACSVPEQRLAHPVALITLAPATALFSWQGDQKPRRHPVRAEKIWLMPAGHPHAITWHQPVPVLRLVLPPGALSATHLFRLVDLTRIDWDAAEAINSLRPHFKQPELAPADFVEKQCKIIAGQLMAALQRPRARLGTSGLVAERFRRITDQIEDKLDEDFTREQLAAIAGISEHHFSRMFTQRTGLSLREYIALRRCFRARPLIPTGMPLVQVAQSVGFKDQSAMCKKFLLFFGRAPSTFA
- a CDS encoding helix-turn-helix transcriptional regulator; translated protein: MSASKASINLGKTVRELRVRAKKSQMALAEDTDLSLTYISEIERGKRSVSLDVLVKVARAFDMSPGDLLNKAEIW